The genomic segment GAAGGGATCGACGTCGCTTCGATAGCTTGACATGACTGTGTGCTGCGAGCCCGACGCACGCCACACAATTCAGCGAGACAAGGATTGCCCGCTGTTCGCTTGCACCTAGAAGATGGTAAAAGCGTGTGAGAGCCAAAGACGATTGAAGCTACCTCAACGCTATCTTTGGGGgtcctcttcctcgttgAGATGGACAGCAGAACCACATGTGCTCgggaagggaaggaaagagaagaggtgcGGAGGAAGAAATGTGAGTAACACAAGAGTGCTACCTCATTCTTGTGTCGTGCAGCATCACGTCTGAGCGGAGACAGCTGGCGTCACTCCACGATCGATCCGGAACACTTATGGACCCTGAAGACAGACAGGGAGGTAGCCATGAGTGCTTGCTCATGCACCAGCAGACGCAATgactgcgctgctgtgcagctgcagaagcaTCTGGCCCGCACGGGATGCCGCTGAGCCGGGATAACAAATCGTATGCGCACGCCGCGTACATCCTTTTGCATCTCCATAtgtatatgcatatatatatatatgtatgtatgtgtatgtgtgtgtgtgtgctcgtgtgccTTCCAGCGCACGTAATGGAGGCGTCTGTATCCCTCTCAAAGACTCGCAAGAACCAGGATGATCGAACAAGCATCGACAACGCGCCCTCGTGTGCGGGTGCTCGCCATCTTCTACGCAAACTGCCAAACATGCAAAGGCCGGCCGCGAAAAGAGAGTGTCGGTTAAACCAACACAACGCGGGCCTCAGACACCATCAATCAGGGACAGACACGCttagacacacacatacacgcaaatcgaaaaaaaaagaaaataaGAAAACTGGTCACACCGCTTTTTCTCCCCGTCAAGCCCGATGGcagtcaccaccaccaccaccaccaccacctccctcccttcctccgccCCCCATTTCCCCCTGCCAAAGCGACAGCCTCGGTTGCTTCATGCGTGCGATTCCCGGATTGTACGcagatgtgtgcgtgcgtgcgcgtctgtcAGCGTCACCatctgcgtctgcgtgtaAGTGTTTGCAGGTGCAAGAGCATCGCCCCTACCGGTGTTAGTAGTCGCATCAAatgccgcaccgcctttGACGGACTCGCCACCCTCAGTGGGCTCTCTCCCAACTATCGGCTATGCAACAAGTCATTGCACGAGCCCCACCTAATCTGTACGCCAGGGATGTCGCTCGTCATCATGACAGCAACTACGCCACACTACCTCGCAGCCGTCCTTCTCCCAAAAGAAAGAGCAACAACAAGTATAGAAAAGATAGTCGAAGGTAGTCAAGTAGAGGCAGCACGAGAGAACGCTCAGGAGCGCTGCGTGATGGagacacaagcacgcacgcacatgcacacatacatacaaaCATACACAAAAACACGCAGGTGGGAGACCGTGGGTGCGGACAAGGGGTGCGGAatagggagagagagagaacaacaacGGGCAATAATACTAAAATGGCAGTTGGGGTACAGGAGCGTGATGGTCGACGAAAGAAGCGAGAGGAGCAACCTCTACATGGGCAAAGCTGGCAAGGAACGTCGCAAAAACAAAGGCAACTgctgatgtgtgtgtgtgtgtgtgtgtgtgcgtgtgtctgtgtctgtgcgtccATGTGTCATGGTGTCGGTGTTtggagaggggtggggcagGCTATACTCTGGCGAAGAAGAGGTGGTGCACCAAAacgagcgcacgcgccatgAAGTGCACCTGGATCAGTAGCACCGCCGGGCGCTTGTCGCACGTATATGCTCGTGAACGCTGCGTTTGCCTTCCGCGTCAGAGAAGAGACGGGTGTATGGACGTCACACGAAGAGAACAGCCAGCGTTGCGCCCGACACGCTTGCTGCACCGAGTGGCTATAcacatcctcctctcccgctcCACGTTCCCGTCGCCTCGCCTTCCCTCTTGCTCAGCGAAGATCCATGAGTACGTCACTGGGGGTCACTCTTGCGCTCAAAGACGTACACAAGGCGACCGTTCTTGTACGTGTAGCAGAACCGCTCGCCACCTGGGGCGATGGCCACTGTAAGTACCTTGTTCGTGAACGGCTCCGGTATCGCCTCCTCTGGTATCCCCATCCCGCAGTCTTTCTCTTCGATTGTTTGCGACGACGGCCGGGaacggtgcggcgccgctagCGTCTGCGACCAGGCGTCGGCGAGCGacttctccagctcctgcaccctCACCACCccgccagcgacggcgtcccGAGGCTCGACGAACGGGTCCGCGCGGTAGTGGACAAGAGAGTTCGCCAGAGTCAGCGAcgagtgcagcggctgccacacagcgacagcgctgtCGTAGAGGCCTGTCACCACTGTGCCAGAAATGTCGTCCACTGCGACGGGGAAGCGATCAAAGATGGAGTCGTTCTCGTACAGTGAGTCGAGGTACTTGGAGACGTAGTTCATCACGGGCATCATGGCGCACGGCTGATCCGGCTTGCGCAAGTCCCAGAGCTTCAAGCTGAGGTAGTCGCGCGTGACAACATGGTCGGGGCCCAAAAAAGAGGCGCCGGAGATGCTGCAGAGGATCTCGTCGTACGCCTGGCAGCTAAATGGGTTTTGCTGGGTCGTGAGCTGCGAGGAGATGGCGTATTTGCGGCTCTCGCGTGATGGCGGGTCGCGCAGGTCGCCAATGTTGAGAATGCCGGAGCTCCGGGTCAGCAGGAACAGCGAACTGTGTGTCGGGTGAAAGGACGACGCGGTGACGAGTTCCTCCACCTCGTCCAGGGCCCCCGACGGCGGCCGAAGGTCCGCGATGCATGTTGCCTTCGTCGTGTCCGTCGCCTCGAAACTCCACCAGAAAACTTGCAGGTCCTCGACGCTCATGAACGTCTCCCCGTCCGCGGAAACACTCAGCGCTTGAATGCTATTGGCCACCGGACCAAACTCCTTGATGGGCAGAATGGCCGGCTGTGGTGGCAGGCGCGCAAAGTAGCGCGACCCAGCAAAGGTCTTGCCGatcacctcctccatgccCGCGAAGGCGTTGAATGGACTGAACCCCTCACGGCGCACGTGAAACAGCTTGATCACCCGCTCGTTCGCGGTGAGGTAGCTGATCATGCTCGGCGAGCACCGCTGGCGCACAAAGCTCAGACACTTCACGTACGGCTCCACTGCGACGGAGGTGAGGGCATTGATCGACTTCACGAACGCCTTGTGCGaatgccgccgcagcacctcgcggCCACGCATGTCATGGGTAATGttctccgtcgctgccgagTCTAGGCTGCCGCAGTTGTTGGGCGTTGCGCTGGTACCGGTGCCATCCTCACTGCTGTATTGCAGAGAGCCCCGCGTCTTGCTACAGCCGCCGTATATTAGCCCAGCCGGCAAGGTGCGGACTTCATGTTGCTGCATGAGCGACTTGCTGCGGCGAATGGAGGAGTTGTAGGTGTCCGCCGTGCTCACTTCAAAATATTCAATGTGGCCGCTGTAGTCGCCTAGGCACAGGCCCAGAACTGGGGCACCGCTCATAGGGTCCAACAGtgtcgccatcgccaccacACTCACAGACTGTAGCGCGCTGTACTCTCCATCGgtctgcagcggcacccggAAGGATTCAGACAGCATGTCGCCCGACTCGTTCAGAAAGCCAGCATTGTCGAAGGAGGCGTTGAAGGCTGCTTCGTCGAAGCAAGGGCTCGGGCTGTTGCTGCTACCTCCGTAGCCGCTCGATACGTTACCCAtcagggcggcggcagaggcaccgGTAACAGCGGAGGAGTGACTAGTGGATGACCGAGGATCCGACGCGGACACCCCGGCGGCGCCGGGGGCAGTAGTGACGTTATCTCCGTCTTCGCAAACGGCTGGCGAGGACGTCCCTCTCATGACCTCCGTACTTTTGACGGCGTTGTGGCTGCCGAAGCGCGGCTGCGGAGATGGCTCCTTCGGATCCACCGGCAACGTCATCGGTTCGCTGTGTGCCTGGccctccgccaccgtcgcgccTTCAGCCACGTCGGCCTCATCTCCTGCGTTCGGATACTCCAGTGGGTAGTGCAGCTTCTGGTAAAACTGAAAGGTCGTCGTCGCACGGTGCACCGTGCCGTACAACCGCTGCTCGACGTTGTGGATGTGCTCACGCACGCTCTGTGGAGCCCTACCTACGCCGTGGACGCCGGCACGGTGCCCCGACTTCCCTGCACCGCTAATAGGGCCGCCAGCGCGAATGGATCGAAGCGCGGAGCGACTTCCACCCGACGCGGCCATCATCATGAGATTCTGCTTGGTTTTTCCAGGGGTGCGCTTCGGTGACGGTATCACCGGCTCGTTGTAGCCGCCGCGCTCCGGCACCTCGCTCTCCGCCCGCGAGCTGCGAGCGGAGCGGTCCTCGTTTGGGTCATTAGCTGGCCCGCGGTCAGGCACTTCACTGCCAGCGCGTGAACTACGATAGgacgcgccggcgtcgcgaCGCGTAGCACTACTGGGACTGGCTGTCACCGACTCCCGCTGCGGGAcctcgctgccggcacgAGAGCTTCGACAGGCAGCCATTTGCGCGTCCTGCAAAGGACCGCTGAAAGGGGACGCTGGCCCTTGCTCCGAGCGCGCCTCGCTGGAGGCGCGAGAACTACGCAGCGATCGGAGCTGTGCCTGCTCTCCGGTGGGCATCTCCGGCGATGGGGAGAGCTTCGGAtgcaccttctccaccgccttcCGTGGCTCCATTTTCGTAAGCATAAGACAAGCGAGCACGGCAGGTGGGCGACTTCACACCGACGGAGAAAGGGCACAGCGTGTGTAGCTGCAAACGACTCGTGGCACCAACACACGCGACAGCTCTGAGAGGTGTGGTAGGTGTGGAAAAAGGGTCAAGGGAGGTGAAGGGCAGGGTACCTGAAGGCAAACACTGATGTGCTTGTGGAGAAAAACTAGTGGAAaatacgaaaaaaaaaaacaaagaaacacCACcgcgctcacacacgcaaaTGCCCGCAGGAAAGTCCCACACAGGGACGGAGAGAGAtagtgtgtgtgagtgtgtgtgtgtgtgtgtgcgtgtgggcgcgtgtgtgtcatACAGCAAGTGAACGAATGAAGAGCTGAAAGGTGCAGAGGATGAGGGGATTGGGTGGGTGTAAGTGGGCAAGAGATGATGAAGGGTGCTGTGTGGCTATGTTGTGCCAGTGGGGCTGGGGGGGGGTATCGGATTCACGTGTGTTGGgagacgtgtgcgtgtttctAACCGCATGTGTTGATAAGTGCGTGTGCCAAAAGCAAtcggtgatgatgatgaaAGGGTGGCGTGTGATTTCTTCGATTCAACTGTTTATGTGTTCCGGAACTGGAGGCGGTAgtgagcggcggtggtcgtgTGGTCCCCATACACACCCATACACCACACAAAAAGAAGGTGACGCCACCAAGAGAGAATGAAAGCGCATGTTGGTGGAATCGGACGAACAGTGAAGATTGCGGGACGAAGAGCAAGACGCATCAAATAGAGGAGGACGAAAAAGGAGTAGAGAGGAGCGGCGGTCTAGCCTAGCCCTTTTTGTGCACATCTCCTTTGGTGGTATCCGGCACGTGTGCCCGAGCTATCGGCATCCAGAGCACGAGTCTGTGAAGGCACAAAGCGATCGGCGCCGTTGAACAGGGGCTCCTTCTGCTCGGTGAAAAAAGATCTGCACCTGCACCGCTTGCTGTCGGACACGTCAATGAGAAGACGCGCTTCGCGCAGAgtacgggggggggggcagcgaCTCTGCATCAAAGAGCTGCAGAGGCGGTCGTGTCCGTCGAAGAGGAGCGGCACAAGGAAGCAtccgccctcccccatcGCCAAAATGTAGAAAAATAAGTAGGGGCATACCACAAGGTGGAGGTGGATCACATGCTGCCACTCCCCGCAGAGGAAGGAAGATACTCGACAGGTACATATTCAAATGACCTACACGTTTCAAGTGAATCTTTCTCTATATAGTGCTGAAGCACTTTTCACTTTCCGCTTGTTGTCCACTGGAACCAGGTTTCCTCCTGATGGTGTCTATTGGCGCACTGCAGAAGGCCACGAACGAAACCTCCACAATGTGGAGCGACAGGTCATGGTGTGTGCGAAGAGGTGAAGAGATGCGACCAGAGAGAGCCGGTTTCGgtgactctctctctcctcgccacTCTTCCTGATGAACGACAGTGAGCAGGAACAGGCAGACGCACATGAACAGAAACGCATGCTGGCTGCCGGCGCAGTCGACACTggtgcacacatacacacagaaagaaaagcagaaagagaaagaatGAGGGAATGACGGAGGGGTGTCGTGCAGTGCGCCACGTGGGCCCCGGCAAGAGGAATGACCCTCTGTTTCGTTCTCTGTCTGATTCTTTCTCAGAAGTCTGCAACGTCTATGAGGATAAGTCTACACTCCTGCACACACTCCGCCTTTTATGGCGAACACAACGACACGCGAATCCACGGAGGCACAGGCGAGCGCTGCACACGGTCCAGGAAGGAAGACAAAGCACTTCGCCCCGTCCGTTTGCCGCAGACCCTGCCTCGCCCCTCTACTGCGTGCGCCGATTTCACTGTCCCCCTTGCGAGGGTCACCACTGAGTTAAAACTCAGCATCCTGCTGTCGCAGCACGCCGAAGCACTTCGCCATTTTAGCAATGTACGCCGGCTTCTTTGTAGTCTGCGGACGGAAGGTGCACACATCTTCCTCTGCCTGCTgggcctcctccgcctgctcCTTGCGTTTTGCTTCAAGCAACTGACGCTTCTCGAGCAGGTAGGCCTGGTACGGCTGGTAGTTGCGAGGGTTCAGCGTAGAGTGGACGCGGGCGTTGTACTTCACATTGAGCGTTGGCTGAAACGTCAGCCCCTCCACCTCTTtcgcctccgcgcgcgctttggcctcctcgcgctgcttcgccctACGCTGCTCATCCGCGTAAAGCCGCTCGAAGaagctctgctgctgcacggcggGGGCCTGCTTGTTGGCGCCCTTGCGACGGCGATCCTCCTCCCTGAGTGCGCGCGCCGATGGTGATATATTGGGCTTGAAGGTGCACGGGTCAACGTACGGCGAGGCATGCTGCTTCACAAACAGCGACGCGAATGgaacgcgctgccgctcccgctGTGCCACAATAGAGGACGTCTCTGGGCCCAAGGACTCGTTTAACAGCGACCTCGAAACCATATTCTGCACCAGCCGCGCGCTTGCGTTTGTTGTCCTTGGGGTGAAGACGGGGGTCAtctgctgcttcagctcACGCACCGTTCGCGAGCGGTTGAAATAGTACGCATTCTGCCGTAGCAGGAACTCGTCAAAGAGGGCAACGCGGAAGCTCTCCTCGGCGCGCGTGGCCTCTGTGCTGTCTGCCGGCGACCGCGCCGTGCCCCGGCGATCAGCCCCGCCCCCCACTTCTGCATCACCGGCTTCAGCATGTTGCCCGTGCATTTCCGCTTGGCGCCGGGAGTGGTACTTCCGCTTggccttcttctcctccaAGAGCGCCACGGCCATTGGCGACATGTACGATGTCTGCAATACCGCCACTGGTGCTACAGCGCTGCCTGTCATGCGTGACTGAGTgggcgatgacgacgcggCAACCAACCGTGGCATAGCTATCGCTGCAGTGGCTTCCTCCCAGTCTGTCTGCAAGATGGTGCTCATGAATGAACTGAATGTCTCGCGCGAGcgggccgcgccgccgctgcgggcgcTGCGAGGCACGCGTCGAGCAACGCCGCAGCGATGTCGCAGTAGAATCAGCTCCTCTCGCGTGAGACGGCGGTACTCCATTTCCTGGTCAAGGAGTTGCCGAcgtgacgccgccgccgacagcTCCGCTGGATAAAGACGCTTGTACACAGACTGTAGAGTTGCTTTCAGTGTGGAAGGGTCTAGAGATGCCTGCTGGGAGTCGGTTCGCGCCGACCTGGGGCGCGTTCCGGctgcctgcgcctccgctccatcctcctcttcctgTAGCGTTCTCTCCAACTCCCGCTCCTGCGCAAGCCGCACCATGGCCCGCGTGCCAGGCGAGAGAAGCGGTTGGAAGGTGCACTCCGCCATCTCCTTGGCccgcagctccttcttgaggcgctgctgccgccactccGCAGGCCGCGTCAGTGCCGTGTTCTCGTGCGCAGGTGTGGCCACCGACGCCTCCGTCACGGAGTGCTCTGCGTGCGCCAGGGGCTGGCGCTccgagcagcgccacctgTTCACCCGCGACGAGTCCCAGGATCTCGGCACGCTCTCTGTAGACAGAGGCACCTTCGCATCCGCTTGGAGACCGgagccggcgccaccgccgtcgtcgggATGGAGAACGACGCCAGAGCGCACGAGCCACTGGCCGAAAAGCGGCGCGCGATCGACTCGATTCGCGCAAAGGCTCTGAGGCGGGTGCTGGCACGCACTTGCAGACATCTCGGTGGTAGCGGTGGCGTCGATGGTCACGCGATCACAAAGGTCGGTCTCCTCCGCGGacgcagaggcagcggacGGCGCCGTTTGCGCGGTGTGAAAGCCAACCGTGGCCACATCGGCGGATGGTTCGTGCATCGCCTCCAGAGCGCCTTGCAAGCTCCACCtcccgcgcgcgtgcggaggGGGTGTCGTCGTGGCCAAGCTAGCAGGAGGGGTTTGCAGCATCGCCATTGCCGGCGGCCTAGCGTCTGGTGTGCCGTACAGGTCTGCCAGAATCGATGGCACGTCTTTCTTGATGGGGCTGATACCACTCACATCGGTGCTCAGCGCTGGGCGAACGATGAAACGACTACCGCTGAGACTTTGTATCGCCATCGGCGTTGCCGCTGAGCCTGCTGTTTGTTTCACCGGCGTGGCAACCTTCTCGCTGAGCGATGCATGACTCTCGCCCTCGCTCAAGCTGCCATATGCTGCCGGCTCCTTTTGTGATCGTGATAGCTGGCctacggcggcagcgtcgccgatCCAGGAATCACCGAGAAGCGCGCCAAGTAtgctcgccgccgtcttACTCTCGGCACGGGAAGGGTCTCGCGTCTCCGACTGCTTTGCTCTCTCGCCGGAAAGGGGCGCCTTTGAAAGATCCTCGAACGAGTCAGACGGCTGCAAGGCGCGATCACGACTGATCACCGCATCTGATGGGGAGTGCAGCACGTGCGCCTTCCCGGGTTCACGTTGCGCGAACAGGCTCGACGATCGACGCTCAGGGGCAAGGGAGGCGACGGTCCTGGATGGGTGATCAAAGTTCGCGCGCAGTCGCTCCAGCGCCGTCTTGCGTGTTGCAGCCCACTCGCTTGAGTGAGCATGCCGCAAGACTGCCGAAGAGCAAGCCGCAGATGGCGCTACTGCTGACTTGGCATCTCCGATGCTGAGGTCGCTGCTCGCAATCGACGGTCGCCCCGCCGACTGCCGTTCCTTCTTGTGGCGGGCCGCCCACACGCCCACCGGGGTGTTCGACGAGGTGTCCTCAGAGACCGCATCCGTGCCCTGGCGAgcgcgcaccacctcctgcgcctccccATCCGCCTCGTACGGAAACACTGCCGGGCCATCGTCGACGACGGGTACAATGGCTTCGATTGTAGCGTCTTGCTCGGCAACAGCCCCACTCGCCGCGTCGCTCGGGTCATCTGCTGTTTCCGCTTCGTGGAAAGAGCGATCCTCGCTGCCACCATCATCGTCGCTATCGACGCGATGAAAGGTGTGGATTCGCGGCATACCAGGCGAGCCGGCGCTTGTGTCCCTTGCCGTGGACGATATCGCATCCGTGTAGGaggccagctgctgcgccgagtACGCGGTGAGCACCAGGGCAGCTGTGCGGCAGTCTTGAAAGGCGCTGCTAGCCAGTTCGTCGACATAGTCACGTGATTCAGCACTACTGCTTTCGCGGCTGTGATGGCGACGTGCGTGGGGGTCTGTAGGTGGCTTCCGATGCTGTGTGGTCAGCTTTTCCCTTGTTGCATTCAACTGCGaattctcctcctcttgcggtAGCACCGGTGACGCCCTTGGCGTTGCAGAGGCGGAACTGGAGGTAAGCCAGTGCGACCTAGGCGGTGATGTGGCCACGATAGGGTTCGATTCGCATTTCAACATGTTTCCCCCTGTGTCCTGTGCACTGGGCTCCATCTATGCAGCCGCGATTCAAAGCAAGAATCGAAGAATGGTTTgaccgtgtgtgtgtgtgtgtgtgtgtgtgtgtgtgtgtgtgtgtgtgtgcttgtgcttcATGTGCAGTTTATCCACGCCCAGACGCTCTTGGCAGCTGAGGAGCTTGACTTCCTCTGCACACAAAGTGTTCGCCAGCGCAGTTCGCGTCTTGCGTCGATGCGGACGTACACGGCTGCCCCCAGTAGCACCCTCGCTGCACGTCGGCTCCGTTTGTGAGGCAGGGTAGAGCGAATCGATGCGAGCACGACCAGATGCGTAAaaccgagagagagggagagagagattcAAAGAGGTGTCGCTGAGTAGCTCACGGCGACGCAGATCCTGAAAAAAGAACCAAGGAAAACAGGGCACACTCGCGGGGCCGGAGTCTACAGCGATCGGAAGCGAACGTTGAGGCGGGTCAGCCACCTACTTGATCTCGTCCatccgcggcgccgtcagAGCAACTATGATGCACTCGACTCTTGGGTTCAGATTGGCCTGCTCGGGCCTTTGTGGTCTCGATGAAAGGGAGACTCGCGTGCAGCAAACGATAGCCGGACTCACCACCAACAACACACAGGAAAGAGCGAGCAAACAACATCGTCGACGTAGTCATTGTGGTGGTCAGAGGCCGAGGCGCAAAGGGGGCAGGGCGAAGCCGAGAGACCCAGCGATGAGCGGATAGCGTCCTCCCGGATACAATGCTCAGGATCACCACAGCGTACCCATGCTCACACGTGGAGCAGAAACGCTCGCCGAGAAAAtgacggcggagcagcagacacgagcggggaggggggtaggGGGCGCGCGATACAGATGGTGATTTGAGGTGCCGCAAAACAAAATTTTGACCTCGACAGAGTGCCCAGCACATCAGCACATGCCGCTTCGTCGATCCGACACGAGGCCAGTAGCAACACGGCCACACGAGCTTTCTTTAGAGGTTCACTTGACCCTGCAGCTTGTGCGCGTTGCGTCGGTGCACAAGCTCGCAGGCGGCGACGTACCGCTCAAACTGGTTTCGGGCCTCATCACATAGGCTATTCAGAAACTTGATCTTGGTCGTCTCGCGCTGCTTCAAGTACCACTCCGTGAAAAGCTCTACAAAGTCGTACGGGAAGCCCAGCTCATCCTCATCAGTCTGGCCCTCCCAGAGGTCGGCCGACGGGGCAGCATGGCGCGTGTTCTCCGGTACCCCAAGGACCTCAGCAACGAGGAGCACCTCGCTCTTGTGTAGGTCGGAGATGATCTGCACATCTACGACACCGTCGCCAGCCTTGCAGAAGTAGCCCAGGTAAAAGTCTTCGTCCTTGTTGCCGGTGCCCATGACAACCGCCGGTGTACCTTCTTGggtgagcagctgcgccacgtaAAAGCCTGGTGGGGTGCGCATGTagctgcgcagctgcccaCGCGCAAAggcgccgccctcgatgCCGGCAGCCCTCTCTACAAGCGTGGCGAGTTCGGTGTGGAGGGCGGTTTGGTCAACAACGACCTCCGTCGCGCCGCAGGCGGCGATATTCTCCTTTCCCCTTCTCAGTGCCCAGTCACTACTGTGGATGGGCTGGCACAGTCCCACGTTTTTCTGAATGGGGCTGTTGTGCGCCCGCAttgcgtgcgcacacatgGCGAGCACGACGGCCGAGTCGATGCCGCCCGAGACACTCGTCACGCAAGCCTTCAGACCGCACCGCTGCATGTAGTCGTTCAGCTTCGCGCACTTCATCTCAATCCACGCAGCCGGGTCGAAAGCGCGGGTCCTGCGGTTCTCTTTGAGCACACGCTGGAGCTCTGGATGaagcggcgccaccggcaTTGTCGTTCTTGTCGAGGCGTCTACGGAGAGGAATGCGATACTGATGTAGCGTCGTGAAGGCAGGAGAGCCGGAGGTCCCCGTGGAACGAAAGCAAGAAATCGAGAGCGGCTACGTCTacgatgatggtggtggtgagagcTGCTAACGTCGCTCTGCTCGCGTGCAGTGTGTGCAGCAAACAAGCTCTGTGGTTGTTCGGTGGATGGTCCTCTCACGAACCCGGCGCCAGCgggaggtgctggaggagacAGTGACCCCAAGCACCGCGGGAGAGCGCGAATGTGGAGAGACGATGTACAAAATACGAGGTGAGAAGAgcagaagggagaggagtcTGTTCGTCTagcgccgacgacgctgcAAGTAGGCTGCGCATTCAACGAGCGGTAAGCAGCACGTCAGCAAGGAGACCGTGGCTCTCCGGAAGTAGCGCACGTCTAATTCACCGGGCGGTACGAAAACGGAAGCCTCTGCAGCCCCT from the Leishmania major strain Friedlin complete genome, chromosome 32 genome contains:
- a CDS encoding putative NAD+ synthase, whose translation is MPVAPLHPELQRVLKENRRTRAFDPAAWIEMKCAKLNDYMQRCGLKACVTSVSGGIDSAVVLAMCAHAMRAHNSPIQKNVGLCQPIHSSDWALRRGKENIAACGATEVVVDQTALHTELATLVERAAGIEGGAFARGQLRSYMRTPPGFYVAQLLTQEGTPAVVMGTGNKDEDFYLGYFCKAGDGVVDVQIISDLHKSEVLLVAEVLGVPENTRHAAPSADLWEGQTDEDELGFPYDFVELFTEWYLKQRETTKIKFLNSLCDEARNQFERYVAACELVHRRNAHKLQGQVNL